GGTTCGACCGGTGGTCGTCAGGACCCCGGCAAGACCTGGAAAAACAAGAAGATGCCCGGCCACATGGGTGTCGACCGCGTCACCACGCTCAACCTTCGCGTCGTCCAGACCGATGTCGAGCGCGGCCTGATCCTCGTCGAAGGCGCCGTTCCCGGCTCCAAGGGCGGCTGGATCCGCGTGCGCGATGCCGTCAAGAAGCCGCTGCCGAAGGAAGCTCCGAAGCCCGGCAAGTTCAAGGTTGCGGGCGGTGAAGCCGAGGCTGCGGCCCAGCAGGAGGGTGCGTGAGATGGAATTGAAGGTCACGACCCTCGAGGGCAAGGAAGCCGGCTCGGTCCAGCTCTCCGACGCCATTTTCGGCCTAGAGCCGCGCGAGGACATCATCGCGCGCTGCGTGCAGTGGCAGCTCAACAAGCGCCAAGCCGGCACGCACAAGACTAAGGGCCGCGCCGAGATCTGGCGTACCGGCAAGAAGATGTACAAGCAGAAGGGCACCGGTGGTGCCCGTCACGGCTCGGCTCGCGTGCCGCAGTTCCGTGGCGGCGGCCGTGCCTTCGGTCCGGTGGTGCGGTCGCACGCCACCGACCTGCCGAAGAAGGTCCGCGCGCTGGCGCTGAAGCATGCGCTCTCGGCCAAGGCCAAGGACGGCGATCTCGTCGTGATCGAGAAGGCCGCGCTCGAAGCCGCCAAGACCAAGGCGCTGCTCGGTCACTTCTCGGGCCTGGGCTTGACCAACGCGCTGATCATCGACGGCGCCGAGCTCAACGACGGCTTTGCTGCCGCGGCCCGCAACATTCCGAACATGGACGTGCTGCCGATCCAGGGCATCAACGTCTACGACATCCTGCGCCGTCAGAAGCTCGTTCTGACCAAGGCCGCCATCGATGCGCTGGAGGCGCGCTTCAAATGACGAAGAACATCGAGCCTCGCCACTACGACGTGATCCTGTCGCCGGTCGTCACCGAAAAGGCAACGATCGCCTCGGAGCACAACAAGGTCCTGTTCAAGGTGGCCGCGAAAGCGACCAAGCCGCAGATCAAGGAAGCGATCGAGAAGCTGTTCGACGTCAAGGTCAAGAGCGTCAACACGCTGGTTCGCAAGGGCAAGACCAAGGTCTTCCGCGGCAACCTCGGCTCGCAGTCGAACACCAAGCGCGCGATCGTGACCCTCGAAGAGGGCCACCGGATCGACGTCACCACCGGTCTGTAAGGTCGTACGACGATGGCACTGAAGACATTCAATCCCACGACGCCGGGCCAGCGCCAACTGGTCATGGTCGATCGTTCGGCCCTCTACAAGGGCAAGCCGGTCAAGGCGCTCACCGAGGGCAAGAGCTCCTCGGGCGGCCGCAACAACACCGGCCGTATCACCGTGCGCTTCCGCGGTGGCGGTCACAAGAAGACCCTGCGCAACGTCGACTTCAAGCGCGAGAAGGTGGACGTTCCCGCCACCGTCGAGCGGCTGGAGTACGATCCGAACCGCACCGGCTTCATCGCGCTGATCAAGTACGAGGACGGCGAGCAGGCCTACATCCTGGCGCCGCAGCGCCTGGCGGTGGGTGACACCATCATCGCCGGCAACTACGTCGACGTGAAGCCGGGCAACGTCATGCCGCTCGGCAACATGCCGGTCGGCACGATCATCCACAACATCGAGACCAAGATCGGCAAGGGCGGCCAGCTCGCGCGTTCCGCGGGCACCTACGCCCAGCTCGTCGGCCGCGACCAGGACTACGTCATCATCCGCCTGAATTCGGGCGAGCAGCGCCTGGTGCACGGCCGCTGCCGCGGCACGATCGGCGCGGTGTCGAACCCGGATCACATGAACACCTCGATCGGTAAGGCCGGCCGCAAGCGTTGGATGGGCCGTCGCCCGCACAACCGCGGCGTCGCGATGAACCCGATCGACCATCCGCACGGCGGTGGTGAAGGTCGTACCTCGGGCGGTCGCCACCCGGTCACCCCGTGGGGCAAGCCGACCAAGGGCAAGAAGACCCGCACCAACAAGTCGACCAACAAATTCATTCTCCTAAGCCGCCACAAGCGGAAGAAGTAAGGAACGCCGGACATGGTTCGTTCAGTCTGGAAAGGCCCGTTCGTCGAGGGTTCTCTGCTCAAGAAGGCAGATGCCGCGCGCGCGTCCGGCCGTCACGACGTCATCAAGATCTGGAGCCGTCGCTCGACGATCCTGCCGCAGTTCGTCGGCCTGACCTTCGGCGTCTACAACGGCCAGAAGCACGTGCCGGTGGCCGTCAACGAGGAAATGGTCGGTCACAAGTTCGGCGAGTTCTCGCCGACCCGGACCTTCCATGGCCACTCCGGCGACAAGAAAGCCAAGAAGGCTTGAGGATTAAACGATGAGCAAACCTAAGCGCGAACGGAGCCTCGCCGACAACGAGGCCAAGGCGGTCGCCCGGATGCTGCGGGTGAGCCCGCAGAAGCTCAACCTGGTCGCCCAGCTCATTCGCGGCCGGAAGGCGTCTGCCGCGCTCGCCGACCTGCAGTTCTCGCGCAAGCGGATCGCGGTCGACGTGAAGAAGTGCCTGGAATCGGCTATCGCCAACGCCGAGAACAACCACGACCTCGACGTCGATGATCTCGTCGTGGCACAGGCCTTCGTCGGCAACGGCCTCGTGATGAAGCGCTTTGCCGCCCGCGGCCGTGGCCGTTCGGGCCGTGTCTACAAACCATTTTCGCAACTGACGATCATCGTTCGTCAGGTCGAAGCCGAAGCAGCGGCTTAAGGGACGCAGGAGAAAACGATGGGTCAAAAGATCAATCCGATCGGTCTGCGTCTCGGCATCAACCGGACCTGGGATTCCCGCTGGTTCGCCGGCAAGCAAGAATACGGCAAGCTGCTGCACGAGGACGTCAAGATCCGCGAGATCCTGCACAAGGAGCTCAAGCAGGCGGCCGTCGCCCGCATCGTGATCGAGCGTCCGCACAAGAAGTGCCGCGTCACCATCCATTCGGCCCGTCCGGGCGTGGTGATCGGCAAGAAAGGCGCCGACATCGACAAGCTGCGCAAGAAGGTGGCGGACATCACCTCGTCCGACGTCGTCATCAACATCGTCGAGATCCGCAAGCCGGAGCTCGATGCGACGCTGGTGGCCGAATCGATCGCGCAGCAGCTCGAGCGCCGCGTGGCGTTCCGCCGTGCCATGAAGCGCGCCGTGCAGTCGGCGATGCGTCTCGGCGCGGAAGGCATCCGCATCAATTGCTCGGGCCGCCTGGGCGGTGCGGAAATCGCGCGCATGGAGTGGTATCGCGAAGGCCGCGTGCCGCTGCACACGTTGCGCGCCGACATCGACTACGGCGTTGCGACCGCGTTCACGACCTTCGGCACCTGCGGCGTCAAGGTCTGGATCTTCAAGGGTGAGATCCTCGAGCACGATCCGATGGCCCAGGACAAGAGAATGGCCGAAGGCGAGGGTGGTGGTAGCGGTGGCGGCCGACAGCGTCGCGACGCGGCCGCAGCCTGAAGCCAGACAGGAATTTGAGGGCTTAAAGCCATGATGCAACCTAAGAAAACGAAGTTCCGGAAGGCGCATAAGGGCCGCATCCACGGCGTCGCGTCTTCGGGCGCGACGTTGGCGTTCGGCCAGTTTGGCCTGAAGGCGACCGAGCCTGAGCGCGTCACCGCGCGCCAGATCGAGGCCGCCCGCCGCGCGCTGACCCGCCACATGAAGCGCGCCGGCCGCGTCTGGATCCGCGTGTTCCCGGACGTTCCGGTGTCGAAGAAGCCGGCCGAAGTCCGCATGGGCTCCGGCAAGGGTTCGCCGGAACTGTGGGTGGTCCGCGTCAAGCCGGGCCGGGTGCTGTTCGAGATCGACGGCGTCAACACCCAGACGGCGCGCGAGGCGTTGACCCTGGCGGCCGCCAAGCTGCCGATCAAGACTCGCTTCGTCGAGCGCATTGCGGAGTAATGGCCATGGCCCAGATGAAGATCGAAGACATCCGCGCGATGAGCCCCGACCAGCAGGATGACGCCATCCTGAATCTGAAGAAGGAGCGCTTCAACCTGCGCTTCCAGCGCGCCACCGGGCAGCTCGAGAACACCTCGCGCCTGCGCGAGGCTCGCCGCGACATCGCCCGCATCAAGACTGTCGCCGCGCAAGCGCGCGCGAAGAAGAAGTAAGAGGCTTACGAAGATGCCGAAACGTACTCTGCAGGGCGTGGTCGTCAGCGACAAGCAAGCCAAGACCATCGTGGTGCGCGTCGATCGCCGCTTCACGCACCCCATCTACAAGAAGACGATCCGCCGTTCGAAGAACTATCACGCGCACGACGAGAACAGCCAGTTCAAGCCGGGTGATGTGGTCTGGATCGAGGAATCGAAGCCGATTTCGAAGCTGAAGCGCTGGGTCGTGATCCGGGGCGAACACAAGAAAAGCGCCTGAGCTGCCGGCGTTTAGCCGACTGACTTCAGGGAAATGTTGAGCGCCGGCCAGGCTGGCGCAAAAGAGAAAGAGGACGAGGTGCATCAATGATTCAGATGCAGACCAACCTCGACGTGGCCGACAATTCTGGCGCACGCCGTGTCATGTGTATCAAGGTGCTCGGAGGCTCCAAGCGCCGCTACGCCACGATCGGCGACATCATCGTCGTCTCGATCAAGGAAGCGATTCCGCGTGGCAAGGTGAAGAAGGGCGACGTGATGAAGGCCGTCGTGGTGCGTGTCCGCAAGGACATCCGCCGCGCCGACGGTTCGGTCATCCGCTTCGACCGCAACGCCGCCGTCCTGATCAACAACCAGGCCGAGCCGGTCGGCACCCGTATCTTCGGGCCCGTGCCGCGCGAGCTGCGCGCCAAGAACCACATGAAGATCATTTCGCTCGCGCCGGAGGTGCTGTGATGGCTGCGAAGATCCGCAAGGGCGACAAGGTCGTCGTGCTGACCGGCCGCGACAAGGGCCGCACCGGCGAGGTGTTCGAGGTGCGCCCGGACGCCGGCACGGCTCTCGTGCGCGGCATCAACATGGTCAAGCGTCACCAGAAGCAGACGCAGGCCCAGGAGGGCGGCATCATCTCGAAAGAGGCGCCGATCCAACTGTCCAACATCGCGTATGTCGGCAAGGATGGAAAGCCGACGCGCGTCGGATTCAAGATTCTGGCGGACGGCAAGAAAGTCCGCATCGCCAAGAGCTCGGGAGCTGAGATCGATGGCTGAGGCAGCTTACACGCCGCGCCTGCGCGCGGAATATGACGCGAAGATCCGCACGGCGCTGACCGAGAAGTTCGGTTACGAGAACGTCATGCAGGTTCCGCGTCTGGACAAGGTCGTGCTGAACATGGGCGTTGGCGATTCCGTCAACGACCGCAAGAAGGCCGAGAACGCCGCTGCCGAGCTGACCCAGATTGCCGGCCAGAAGGCGATCGTGACCTATTCGCGCATCGCGATCGCGACCTTCAAGCTGCGTGAGAACCAGCCGATCGGCTGCAAGGTCACGCTGCGCAAGGCCCGCATGTACGAGTTCATCGATCGCCTGGTGACGGTCGCGCTGCCGCGTGTCCGCGACTTCCGCGGCCTGAACCCGAAGAGCTTTGATGGCCGCGGCAACTATTCGCTCGGCATCAAGGAGCACATCATTTTCCCCGAGATCGACTTCGACAAGGTCACGGAAGCCCGCGGTATGGACATCACCGTCTGCACCACGGCCAAGACCGACGAAGAGGCGAGGGCCTTGTTGACCGCTTTCAATTTCCCGTTCCGGCAGTGAGACGCTGACCTAAGCCTCTCAAACGCGGATACCCAGGAGCCAAGCATGGCAAAGAAGAGTTCAGTCGAGAAGAACAACCGGCGCAAGCGGATGGTGAAGAACGCCGCCGCCAAGCGCGAGCGGTTGAAGGCGATCATCGCCGACAAGAAGCTCCCGATGGAGGAGCGCTTCGCCGCGACGTTGAAGCTGGCGGAAATGCCGCGCAACTCGTCGGCGACCCGCATCCGCCTGCGTTGCGAACTGTCGGGCCGCCCGCGCTCGAACTACCGCAAGAACAAGCTGTCCCGTATCGCGCTGCGCGAACTTGGCTCCAAGGGCATGGTCCCGGGCCTCGTGAAGTCGAGCTGGTAAGGAGGGTCGTTTAGATGTCTACGCACGATCCAATCAGCGATCTGATCACCCGCATCCGCAACGCGCAGATGCGCTCCAAGACCAAGGTCTCCACGCCCGGCTCCAAGATGCGCGAGAACGTGCTCGAGGTGTTGAAGAGCGAAGGCTACATCCGTGGTTACGCCACGGTGGAGCACTCCTCGGGCCGCAGCGAGATCGAGATCGAGCTGAAGTATTTCGACGGCGAGCCCGTCATCCGCGAGATCGAGCGGGTCTCCAAGCCCGGGCGCCGTGTCTACGCCTCGGTGAAGGCTCTGCCGCGGGTCAACAACGGGCTCGGTATTTCGGTGTTGTCGACGCCGAAGGGGATTATGGCCGACCACAGCGCGCGCGACGCGAACGTGGGCGGCGAAGTCCTCTTCACGGTGTTCTGAGAGGGATTTTTGATCCATGTCACGTGTTGGCAAAAGACCTGTGGTGGTGCCTTCAGGCGTTACCGCGACCATCGACGGACAGACCGTCAAGATGAAGGGGCCGAAGGGCCAGCTTCAGTTCGTCGTCCATGACGACGTCGAGGTGAAGCTCGAGAACGGCCAGGTCAAGGTGAAGCCGCGGCTCGAGACCAATCGCGCGCGGGCGCTCTATGGCACCGCGCGCGCCCAGGTCGCGAACCTCGTCGAGGGCGTCACCAAGGGCTTCGAGAAGAAGCTGGAGATCACCGGCGTCGGCTACCGCGCCGCGATGCAGGGCAAGAACCTGCAGCTTGCGCTCGGCTACAGCCACGACGTGGTCTATCCGATCCCCGAGGGGATCACGATCACCGTGCCGAAGCCGACCGAAATCACGGTGGCGGGCAGCGACATCCAGCGCGTCGGCCAGGTCGCAGCCGAGATTCGCGCGTATCGCCCGCCGGAGCCCTACAAGGGCAAGGGCGTGAAGTATGTTGGCGAATTCATCTTCCGCAAGGAAGGCAAGAAGAAGTAACGGAGCCGGTCATGTCGAAAGCCAAGGTTACGAATGCCCGGCGCAAGCGGAGTGTGCGGCTGAAGCTGCGCCGCTCCGGTGGCGGCCGTCCGCGTCTGTCGGTGTTCCGCTCGTCCAAGCACATCTACGCCCAGGTCATCGACGACCTGAAGGGCGAGACGCTGGCGTCTGCCTCTTCGCTCGAGAAGTCGATGCGCGACGGCGGCAAGACCGGCGCCGACATCGATGCGGCGAAGGCGGTCGGCAAGCTGCTGGCCGAGCGCGCCGCTGAGAAGGGCGTCAAGGAAGTCGTGTTCGATCGCGGCAGCTATCTCTACCACGGGCGCGTCAAGGCACTGGCCGACGCGGCGCGTGAGAGCGGGCTGAGCTTCTAACAGAATTTGAGGATTGAGGCGTAAGCCTCTGAAGGATTGGAAAAACCATGGCAGGTGAACGCGAACACCGCGGCGGACGTGAACGACGGGAGCGCGAGGAGCGCGACAGCGAGTTCGTCGACAAGCTCGTCCACATCAACCGCGTGGCCAAGGTGGTCAAGGGCGGCAAGCGCTTCGGTTTCGCGGCGCTGGTCGTGATCGGCGACCAGAAGGGCCGCGCCGGCTTCGGTCACGG
The DNA window shown above is from Bradyrhizobium sp. CB1650 and carries:
- the rplE gene encoding 50S ribosomal protein L5, whose translation is MAEAAYTPRLRAEYDAKIRTALTEKFGYENVMQVPRLDKVVLNMGVGDSVNDRKKAENAAAELTQIAGQKAIVTYSRIAIATFKLRENQPIGCKVTLRKARMYEFIDRLVTVALPRVRDFRGLNPKSFDGRGNYSLGIKEHIIFPEIDFDKVTEARGMDITVCTTAKTDEEARALLTAFNFPFRQ
- the rpsN gene encoding 30S ribosomal protein S14: MAKKSSVEKNNRRKRMVKNAAAKRERLKAIIADKKLPMEERFAATLKLAEMPRNSSATRIRLRCELSGRPRSNYRKNKLSRIALRELGSKGMVPGLVKSSW
- the rpmC gene encoding 50S ribosomal protein L29 — its product is MAQMKIEDIRAMSPDQQDDAILNLKKERFNLRFQRATGQLENTSRLREARRDIARIKTVAAQARAKKK
- the rplF gene encoding 50S ribosomal protein L6 encodes the protein MSRVGKRPVVVPSGVTATIDGQTVKMKGPKGQLQFVVHDDVEVKLENGQVKVKPRLETNRARALYGTARAQVANLVEGVTKGFEKKLEITGVGYRAAMQGKNLQLALGYSHDVVYPIPEGITITVPKPTEITVAGSDIQRVGQVAAEIRAYRPPEPYKGKGVKYVGEFIFRKEGKKK
- the rplP gene encoding 50S ribosomal protein L16, with protein sequence MMQPKKTKFRKAHKGRIHGVASSGATLAFGQFGLKATEPERVTARQIEAARRALTRHMKRAGRVWIRVFPDVPVSKKPAEVRMGSGKGSPELWVVRVKPGRVLFEIDGVNTQTAREALTLAAAKLPIKTRFVERIAE
- the rplB gene encoding 50S ribosomal protein L2 yields the protein MALKTFNPTTPGQRQLVMVDRSALYKGKPVKALTEGKSSSGGRNNTGRITVRFRGGGHKKTLRNVDFKREKVDVPATVERLEYDPNRTGFIALIKYEDGEQAYILAPQRLAVGDTIIAGNYVDVKPGNVMPLGNMPVGTIIHNIETKIGKGGQLARSAGTYAQLVGRDQDYVIIRLNSGEQRLVHGRCRGTIGAVSNPDHMNTSIGKAGRKRWMGRRPHNRGVAMNPIDHPHGGGEGRTSGGRHPVTPWGKPTKGKKTRTNKSTNKFILLSRHKRKK
- the rpsH gene encoding 30S ribosomal protein S8, with amino-acid sequence MSTHDPISDLITRIRNAQMRSKTKVSTPGSKMRENVLEVLKSEGYIRGYATVEHSSGRSEIEIELKYFDGEPVIREIERVSKPGRRVYASVKALPRVNNGLGISVLSTPKGIMADHSARDANVGGEVLFTVF
- the rplR gene encoding 50S ribosomal protein L18 translates to MSKAKVTNARRKRSVRLKLRRSGGGRPRLSVFRSSKHIYAQVIDDLKGETLASASSLEKSMRDGGKTGADIDAAKAVGKLLAERAAEKGVKEVVFDRGSYLYHGRVKALADAARESGLSF
- the rplV gene encoding 50S ribosomal protein L22; the encoded protein is MSKPKRERSLADNEAKAVARMLRVSPQKLNLVAQLIRGRKASAALADLQFSRKRIAVDVKKCLESAIANAENNHDLDVDDLVVAQAFVGNGLVMKRFAARGRGRSGRVYKPFSQLTIIVRQVEAEAAA
- a CDS encoding 50S ribosomal protein L23, which produces MTKNIEPRHYDVILSPVVTEKATIASEHNKVLFKVAAKATKPQIKEAIEKLFDVKVKSVNTLVRKGKTKVFRGNLGSQSNTKRAIVTLEEGHRIDVTTGL
- the rplN gene encoding 50S ribosomal protein L14 → MIQMQTNLDVADNSGARRVMCIKVLGGSKRRYATIGDIIVVSIKEAIPRGKVKKGDVMKAVVVRVRKDIRRADGSVIRFDRNAAVLINNQAEPVGTRIFGPVPRELRAKNHMKIISLAPEVL
- the rpsC gene encoding 30S ribosomal protein S3, whose amino-acid sequence is MGQKINPIGLRLGINRTWDSRWFAGKQEYGKLLHEDVKIREILHKELKQAAVARIVIERPHKKCRVTIHSARPGVVIGKKGADIDKLRKKVADITSSDVVINIVEIRKPELDATLVAESIAQQLERRVAFRRAMKRAVQSAMRLGAEGIRINCSGRLGGAEIARMEWYREGRVPLHTLRADIDYGVATAFTTFGTCGVKVWIFKGEILEHDPMAQDKRMAEGEGGGSGGGRQRRDAAAA
- the rpsQ gene encoding 30S ribosomal protein S17, giving the protein MPKRTLQGVVVSDKQAKTIVVRVDRRFTHPIYKKTIRRSKNYHAHDENSQFKPGDVVWIEESKPISKLKRWVVIRGEHKKSA
- the rpsS gene encoding 30S ribosomal protein S19, which codes for MVRSVWKGPFVEGSLLKKADAARASGRHDVIKIWSRRSTILPQFVGLTFGVYNGQKHVPVAVNEEMVGHKFGEFSPTRTFHGHSGDKKAKKA
- the rplX gene encoding 50S ribosomal protein L24, whose product is MAAKIRKGDKVVVLTGRDKGRTGEVFEVRPDAGTALVRGINMVKRHQKQTQAQEGGIISKEAPIQLSNIAYVGKDGKPTRVGFKILADGKKVRIAKSSGAEIDG
- the rplD gene encoding 50S ribosomal protein L4, translating into MELKVTTLEGKEAGSVQLSDAIFGLEPREDIIARCVQWQLNKRQAGTHKTKGRAEIWRTGKKMYKQKGTGGARHGSARVPQFRGGGRAFGPVVRSHATDLPKKVRALALKHALSAKAKDGDLVVIEKAALEAAKTKALLGHFSGLGLTNALIIDGAELNDGFAAAARNIPNMDVLPIQGINVYDILRRQKLVLTKAAIDALEARFK